The genomic interval GGCGCGGTGCTTTTGAAGATGCGGCTGCCCTATGCCAATCTGCGCACCCATCGCAAGATCATGGTGATCGACGGCGAAACCGTCTTCGCCGGCGGCATGAACATCCGCGCGGCCTTTACCGGGCCGAATGCCGCCCACGATACCCATTTCATGCTGCGGGGCGCGGCTGCGGGCGATTATTTCACCGTGGCGGCCGCCGACTGGTATTTCGAGACCCGCGAAAAGCTCGACGGGCCGGCCTGGAAGGTCTCCGCGCCTGACACCCATGAGGGCGTCATCGCCCGCGTCGTGCCGTCGGGTCCGGATCGCAATCTCGGCAACAATAACAGCATGATCATCGGCGCGCTTTCGGTGGCGGAAGAGAGCGTGATGATCATGTCGCCCTATTTCCTGCCCGACCGCGATCTCCTGTCCGCGCTCTCCACCGCTGCCAAGCGCGGCGTCGCCGTCGATATCATCGTGCCGGGCCAGAACAATCTCGGCCTTGTCGACAAGGCCATGACGGCGCAGTTCGAGGAGATACTGGAAGGCGGCTGCCGGATCTGGCGCGACAACGGGCCGTTCAACCATTCCAAGCTGATGACGATCGACGGTCGCTGGTCCTATCTCGGCTCGTCCAATCTCGATTCGCGCTCGCTGCGGCTGAACTTCGAAACCGATCTCGAAGTCTTCGATACGGGGTTTGCAACGGAGCTTCACGCGCGCATCAGCGCCGCGCGCGCCAATTCCACCGAGGTGACGATCGCCAAGCTGAAGGAGAGGCCATTCCCCTACCGGCTCCGCGACCGGATTTTGTGGCTGGGATTGCCGTATCTCTGAAAACACCCCATATTCATGTTTATTGAATTGCGTGTGAAACATGATCCCGATCAAATCTCCACTCGCCAATGCCGTGTTGCGCTCCTTCCGTGAGAACGGAAAGCGTCCGGATTCGGTCGTGCCGATGGCAGGCGAGGGGCTCAGGGTCGCGACCTATAACGTGCATAAATGTGTCGGCACCGACGGCCGTTTCGATCCCGACCGCACCTTTGAGGTGATCCGCGAGATCGGCGCCGACCTGATTGCACTTCAGGAGGCCGACACCCGTTTCGGCGAGCGCACCGGGCTTTTGGATCTCAAGCGCATCGAGGATGAAACCGGCCTGGTCGCCGTGCCGGCGGAGGCAAGCGTTCGCGCCCATGGCTGGCACGGCAACGTTCTCCTGTTCCGCGACGGCGCGGTGCGCGATATCCACCGCGAGAAACTGCCGGGGCTGGAACCTCGCGGCGCGTTGTTAACCGATATCGAACTCAGGAGCGGCATACACTTGCGTGTTGTTGCCGTGCATCTCGGCCTGTTCCGCGCCTCGCGCCGCCAGCAGGCCGATCACATTATCGGCCTTCTCGGAAACCGCGAGGAGAGCCCGACGCTGATCATGGGCGACATGAACGAGTGGCGGCTGGGCAATGGCTCGGCGCTGCGGCGGTTCGAGGACAGTTTCGGCGCGCTGCCGCCGCCCAAGGCGAGCTTTCCCGCCCGCTGGCCGGTGCTGGCGCTCGACCGCATCATCGCCAATCGCGACGATCTGGTCGCCGACCTGGCGGCCCATGATTCGCTCTTGGCCCGGGTCGCCTCCGACCATCTGCCGCTGACGGCGTTGCTTGATACGGCGGCGTTGAGCGGCGAGACGACTGAGACGGCACGGGCTTCGGGGTGAATGAACGTGCAGCCTGTTTCTGGAGTCATCCTCGGGCTTGACCCGAGGATCCAGGCCACACGGCGAAAGCTGCCTTGACCCTCGGGTCAAGCCCGAGGGCGACGCGCCGAAACGCGTTATGAAACAGAATGGAACGCTGCGGCGCGCGCGGCGCTGCTCTGGCCAATGAAGTCACAACCCGCTTCCATTTCGCGCCGAACCGCTCTAATTCAGCGGGGGAGCCGCGAAGGAGTGTGACATGGCGAAGAAACCGGTCGAGGAACTGTCCCGCGATGAAGCCGAGGCGGAGCTTGCGCATCTGGCCGCGGAAATCGCCCGTCATGACGTTGCCTATCACGGCAAGGACGCGCCGGAGATCACCGACGCCGAATATGACGCGCTGAAGCAGCGCAATGATGCGCTGGAAGCGCGGTTTCCCGACCTCATTCGCGCCGACAGCCCGTCGCGCCGGGTCGGATCGACGCCGTCGGAGGCGTTTGCGCCGGTGGTGCATGCCGTGCCGATGCTCTCGCTCGGCAATGTGTTTTCCGATGAGGACGTGCAGGATTTCATCGCCTCGGTCTATCGCTTTCTGGGGCAGATGCCGGATGGCTCGATCGCCTTTACCGCCGAACCCAAGATCGACGGGCTGTCGATGTCGCTGCGCTATGAGGACGGCGTGTTGGTCTCCGGCGCCACCCGCGGCGATGGCGCGACCGGCGAAAATGTCACCGCCAATGTCCGCACCATTAGCGAGATCCCGAACCGGTTGCCGAAGGGCGCGCCGGCGGTGGTCGAGGTGCGCGGCGAGATCTACATGGCCAAGAGCGATTTTGCCGCGCTCAACGCCGCGCTCGCGGAAGAAGGCAAGCCCACCTATGTGAACCCGCGCAACACCGCCTCCGGCTCGCTGCGCCAGCTCGACCCGCAGGTGACGGCGAAGCGCAAGCTGCGATTCTTCGCCTATGCCTGGGGCGAGATGTCGGAGATGCCGGCCGATACCCAGATGGGCATGGTCGAGACCTTCGGGAAATGGGGCTTTCCGGTCAATCCGCTGATGCGGCGGTTATCCTCCGTCGATGACCTGATCGATCATTACCGAGAGATCGGCGTAGAGCGCGGCGATCTCGACTATGATATCGATGGCGTCGTCTACAAGGTCGACCGGCTCGACCTGCAGGCACGGCTCGGTTTCCGCTCGCGTTCGCCGCGCTGGGCGACGGCGCACAAGTTCCCGGCCGAACAGGCGATCACCCGGCTTCTCAACATTGATATCCAGGTCGGCCGCACCGGAGCGTTGACGCCGGTCGCGCGGCTGGAGCCGATCACGGTCGGCGGCGTGGTGGTGACCAATGCGACGCTGCACAACGAGGACTATATCGCCGGCAAGGGCTCCGGCGGCGAGCCGATCCGCGAGGGCCGCGATATCCGCATTGGCGACTATGTCATCGTCCAGCGCGCCGGCGACGTCATTCCCCAGATCGTCGACATCGTGCCGGACAAGAGGCCCGACGATGCCGAACCCTATCAGTTTCCCGATCACTGCCCGGTTTGCGGGGCGCATGCGGTGCGCGAGATCAACGAAAAGACCGGCAAGCTCGATGCGGTGCGGCGCTGCACGGCGGGGTTCTCCTGCCGGGCGCAGGCGGTGGAGCACCTGAAGCATTTCGTCTCGCGCAATGCCTTCGATATAGAAGGGCTCGGCTCCAAGCAGGTCGATTTCTTCTTCGAACATGAGGACGAGGCGCTGGCGATCCGCACCGCGCCCGACATCTTCACGCTGGAGCGGCGGCAGGGGGCGGCGCTCACCAAGCTCGAGAATTTCAACGGTTGGGGCAAGACTTCGGTCGCCAATCTCTACGAGTCGATCAACGAGCGTCGCACGATCGCCCTCAACCGCTTCATCTTCGCCCTCGGAATCCGCCATGTCGGCGAGACCACGGCAAAGCTGCTGGCGCGCTCCTACGGCTCCTATGAGGCCTTTGAGAAAGCGATGCGCGAGGCGGCCAGCGGCGAGGGCGAGGCCTGGGACGATCTCAACAATATCGACGGCATCGGCGCTGTCGTCGCCCGCGCCATCGCCGAATTCTTCGCCGAGGAGAACAATACCGATGTCATCGCCCGCCTGCTCAAGGAGGTGACCCCGGAGGACGACCAGCAGCGCATCGACACCTCAAGCCCGGTCGCCGGCAAGACGGTGGTGTTCACCGGCACGCTTGAGAAAATGACGCGCGACGAGGCGAAGGCCAAGGCCGAAAGCTTGGGCGCCAAAGTCTCCGGCTCGGTGTCGAAAAAGACCGATATCGTGATCGCTGGGCCGGGGGCAGGTTCCAAGCTGAAGAAGGCGGAGGAGCTCGGGGTTCAGACCATGGACGAGGATGAGTGGCTGGCGCTGATCGGCGGGTAACCCGGCTCAGTTTGGGAGACACGTGGTCTGCCGCTTGCTCCAAATACTCTCTCCCGCTGGCGGGAGAGATGCCCCGAAAGGGGCAGTGAGGGTGGCGCAGCGTATCCAGCTGTGAGGGCGTTCGCGGGGACACTCTCCCCCCTCACTGTCGCTTTCGCGACATCTCTCCCCTCCGGGGCGAGAAGATTGGGGGGCTATGCGTCAGAGCCATGTGCCATTCGCTCGCTTTCTCGCAGGCGGTTCGCTTGCATAGCGTCGGCGACAACCTATCTTGAGAGCATGGATTTTCAGGGAGTTTCGATATGAAGCGGTTTGGTTTTGCCCTTTGCGCGGGTCTGTTGACGGCGGGGCTTGCGCAGGCGGAGCAGGTGGGCGAGGTCGGGGTCGACTGGGTCGGCAACGATATCGTCGTGGAAGCCCTGCATGATCCTGAAGTGGACGGCGTAACCTGCCACATCGCCTATTTCGACCGCTCGATCATCGACCGGCTGTCGAAGGGGAACTGGTTCGAGGACCCGTCGAATTCCTCGATCGCCTGCCGCCAGACCGGACCCATCAGGATCGGTGACATCGACCTCGACGCAAATGGCGAGGAGGTGTTCCGCGAGGGGCGCTCGCTGATCTTCAAGCAACTCGTGATCAAGCGCATATACGACAAGGCCAATGAAACCCTGATCTATCTCGCCCACACCCGCGAGATCACCGAGGGCTCCGCCAAGATGTCGATGTCGACCGTGCCGCTTTACGGCCAGGACGTCGTGTGGGAAAACGGAGCGCCCGAGTAAAGCAGGCACGAGGAGAGCATCATGAGGCTTGAAGCGAGCTGCCAGTGCGGCAAGGTTTCCTATTCGGTCGAAAGCCGAACGCCCTATCCCTATATGCGCTGCTATTGCAGCATCTGCCGCAAGCACGCCGGCGGCGGCGGTTATGCGATCAATCTTGGCGCAGACTCGGATACTCTGGAGGTGAGGGGCGGCGAGCACAAGCGGTTCTACCACGCCCGCATGCATGACGGCGAAAGCGAGGGCGAGCGACACTTTTGCGGCAATTGCGGCAGCGCGCTCTATCTCTATGACGAGCGCTGGCCGGAACTGGTGCATCCAATTGCCGCAGCGGTGGATACGCCCTTGCCGCATCCGCCCGAGATCGTGCATATCATGCTGGACTCCAAGGCCAATTGGGTGGACGTGCCGGAAGGCCCCGGCCATGTCCATTTCGGCGGCTATCCGGAGCTTTCGATCGAGGACTGGCACCGCAAGCACGGTCTTCTGGAGGAATAGGGCGGCGCTCGGCGCGCCGAACAAGGGATAAGCATGAAAACCTTCCGTCGCGTGCTCTGGGCTTCCGTCGCTGTGATATGCGCGGTGCTGATCTGGCTGGTTTATGAAATCGGCGAGACCAATGAGGAGATGATGAATGTCCCCTTCGGTCCCTCCTTCCAGTTGACCGCCGGCGACGGCCAGCCGATCACCGAACAGGCGCTGCGCGACAAGCCGACCGCGCTGTTCTTCGGCTTTACCCATTGCCCGGAAGTCTGCCCCACAACGCTCTACGAGTTGAACGGCTGGCTCAACGAGGTTGATCCCGATGGCGACAGGATCAACGCCTACTGGATGTCCGTCGACCCAGAACGCGATAGGCCGGAAACCATGGAGCGCTACCTTTCCAATGTCTCCGATCGCATCGAGGCGATTTCGGGCGATCCCGACAAGGTGCGCGCCGCGCTCGACAAGTTCGGGATCTACTACGAGAAGGTCCCGCTCGACCCCGATCAGCCGGATGGCGATTACACGATGAACCACAATGCCTCGGTGTTTTTGCTCGATGATGGCGGGGTGCTGAAGGGCACGATCGCCTATGGCGAAAGCCCGGATGTGGCGGTGAAGAAGCTCGAAAACCTGATCAACTGACGGCTGTGGCCTTGCCATTGACGGCGGGCGGGCTTATCGCGGATGGCAGGAATTTCAGGAAAGGCCGCTCCGTGAGCCAGATCAGACTTTACGTCACCACCAATGAAGCCGGCGCGGGCCAGATGCTCGATGCGCTTTCCATGGCGCTCGGCGAGGAGCCCTATGCGCTGGCGACCATGGAGATCGACGAGAAGGCTGATCGCTGGGAGGCCTCTGTCTATCTCGACGCGGACGAGGAAGACGCGCTGCGGGCGATCTTCGCGGACGTGGTGAAATCCGTCTTTGGCGAGAGCGGTCCGGAAATCGAGAAGGAAGAGATCGAGGAAATCGACTGGATCGCGAAATCGCTGGAAGGGCTGAAGCCGGTGCGTGCGGGGCGCTTTCTGGTTCACGGTTCGCATGACCGCGATCACCGCCGCGCCGGCGATATCGCCATCGAGATCGAGGCGGGGCAGGCGTTCGGAACTGGCCATCACGGCACCACCAGCGGCTGCCTGGAAATGATCGATACCGTGCTGAAGGCCGAGCAGCCGCTGAACGCGCTCGATCTCGGCACGGGTACGGGCGTGCTGGCAATGGCGGTGCGCAAGCTCAGGCCGATCCCGGTTCTCGCCACCGACATCGACCCGGTCGCTGTCAAGGTGGCGCGCGACAATGCGCGCGCGAACGGCATCGCCTCCGGCATCGATTTCGTCACCGCGCCGGGCTTTCACCACGCGGCCTTTGCCGAATATGCGCCGTTCGACCTGATCATCGCCAATATTCTCGCCCGCCCGCTGATGAAGCTCGCGCCGGGCTTGAAGCGCAATCTGGCGCCGGGCGGCGCGGTCATCCTGTCCGGCATTCTCGCCGAGCAGCGCTGGAAGGTGCTCTCAGCTTACCGTACGCAAGGCATGCGCCACGAGCGCACCTATTGGCGCAATGGCTGGGTGACGTTGCTGCTGAGAGGGTAGGCCGTCACTTTCGGGACGGCATCAGACTGCTGACAAAGTTCTCCCCACCTTCCTTCGTCACCCTCGGGCTTGTCCCGAGGGTCTAAGCACGTATCAATGCGACAAGCGTATCGGACGAAAGGTCAATTCAAAGCAAGATGTTACGGACCGCCGACTCCGCTCGTGCGAAGCGGTGGTTAGATCCTCGGGACAAGCCCGAGGATGACGTCCGTAAAAAGGGTTGGTTTGTAAGTAACCCGAAGGCTCTACACCGCAACCCCGATCGCGCTTTCCCGCACAGACATGCGGGCCTGGCGGCGCTGGGCGCGTTCCTGCTGGGGGGAACACTGGTAGATTTCGCGGTAGCATTTTGAAAAATGCGAGGCGGAGACGAAACCGCAGGCGACCGCGACATCGACGATCGGCATGGTCGATTGTGCCAGCAGCCGGCGGGCGCGATCGAGGCGGATTTCGAGATAATAGCGCGCCGGCGAGCGGCCCATCTCCTGGCGGTACAGCCGTTCGATCTGGCGGCGCGACAGCCCGACCGCATCGGCAATCTCGATTAGCGAAAGCGGCTCGGCGAGGTTGGCCTCCATCAGCTCGATGATCTGCAGCACCTTGCCGTTCTGGACTCCGAGGCGGGCGCTGAGCGGCAGGCGCTGGCGCTCGGAGGACAGGCGCACCCGGTCGGTCAGCGCCTGTTCACAGATTGCGTTGACGAGGCCCTCGCCGAATTCCCGGCCGATCAGGTGCAGGATCATGTCGAGCGAAGCGGTGCCGCCGGCCGAGGTATAGATGTTGCGGTCGATGACGAAGAGGTCGGCATGGGCGTCGATTTCCGGCCAGGTTTCGGTGAAGCCCGGCATATTCTCCCAATGGATCGCGCAGCGGCGGCCCTTGAGCAGGCCGGCGCGCGCCAGCAGGTGCGTGCCCGTGCACATCGCGCCGATGCCGCAGCCGCGATTGTTGAGCTCGCGCAGCCAGGCCTCGAAGGATTTGTTGTAGTAGTCCTCGACGTCGATGCCGGAACAGACCAGCACCAGATCCGGACGCTTCTCGCCCATCAGCGCGCGGCGCTCGTCGGCGAGCGAGGTGTCCGGCTCGATGGCGATGCCGCTCGAGGAACAGATTTTCAGCCCGCTATCGGAGGCGATCCGCCAGCGATAGGCCTCATAGCCGAGCATCCTGTTGGCGATGCGCAACGCCTCGATCGCGCTGGTAAAGGGCAGCAGCGAGAATTGCGGAACGAGATAAAAGACAAACGATCTTACCATGATGGACACCGCCGCGCTGAGAGCCGGATTCGACACTTGAGAAAATACAATTTCCGCAAGAAACCGGGTCGCCAATAGTCTGTTTACGACATTGACACAGACAAATGCGGCGGGAAAGAGCACGACACTTAGAATGGTTCGATTTTTCCGGTCGGCCATGCCCTTTCAGGCGCAAAGGACGTGGCCGACCGGCGCTTCCGGCGCGCCTCAATCATGCCGCCAGTAGCGGTCATCGGAAAAGACATCCTGGCGCAGATGCGGCGGGACCCGCCTGATGTTTTTCTCAAGCTGCTGCTTGCGCGCAAGCTGGTCCTGCAGGTTGGCATATCCTGCGAGCGGCGCCACCAGATGGCGTAATATGATGAACAATCCCATGACTTCTCTCCTTCAAGCGGGGGTGATGAGAGAAAGGTAGGCGGATTTGACATTCAATCAAACGAAATGTAATCATAGGTTCAGTCAAAAATATTGATCCAAGAGGCAGCCATGACCCTCAGCCTGCAAACGCCGCTCCCGGTTCTCGACAACGACATTCTGCGCACCTTCGTGGCGATCGCGGAAACCGGCAGTTTTTCCGGCGCCGCCGAGCGGGTTTTCAGAACGCCCTCGGCGGTGTCGATGCAGATCAAGCGCCTGGAAGAAGTTGTCGGCGCCTCTCTGTTCGTGCGGGACTCCCGATCCGTGCGGCTCACCCGCAGCGGCGAGACGTTGTTGTCCTATGCCAGACGGATGCTGGCGCTGTCCAATGAGGCGATGTCGCGTTTCCGCCATCCCGATATGCATGGCGTGGTGCGGCTCGGTGCGACCGACGATATC from Martelella mediterranea DSM 17316 carries:
- a CDS encoding phospholipase D-like domain-containing protein, producing the protein METFLEHYWPHILAAISFLLGATAAIHAAMTKDEVRAAIGWVGVIMLSPLLGAAIYAVAGINRMRRASILDRRGSIPDAVANEEREHHVGREAIVSAFGPRMGAMWNLGNRVTGMPATDGNVIHLLETGDLAYAAMLEAIDKAERSILMETYIFDSDQIGRRFVDSLDAAVKRGVEVRILVDSIGARYSRPRITSLLRERGIRVATFNGAVLLKMRLPYANLRTHRKIMVIDGETVFAGGMNIRAAFTGPNAAHDTHFMLRGAAAGDYFTVAAADWYFETREKLDGPAWKVSAPDTHEGVIARVVPSGPDRNLGNNNSMIIGALSVAEESVMIMSPYFLPDRDLLSALSTAAKRGVAVDIIVPGQNNLGLVDKAMTAQFEEILEGGCRIWRDNGPFNHSKLMTIDGRWSYLGSSNLDSRSLRLNFETDLEVFDTGFATELHARISAARANSTEVTIAKLKERPFPYRLRDRILWLGLPYL
- a CDS encoding endonuclease/exonuclease/phosphatase family protein; translated protein: MIPIKSPLANAVLRSFRENGKRPDSVVPMAGEGLRVATYNVHKCVGTDGRFDPDRTFEVIREIGADLIALQEADTRFGERTGLLDLKRIEDETGLVAVPAEASVRAHGWHGNVLLFRDGAVRDIHREKLPGLEPRGALLTDIELRSGIHLRVVAVHLGLFRASRRQQADHIIGLLGNREESPTLIMGDMNEWRLGNGSALRRFEDSFGALPPPKASFPARWPVLALDRIIANRDDLVADLAAHDSLLARVASDHLPLTALLDTAALSGETTETARASG
- the ligA gene encoding NAD-dependent DNA ligase LigA, producing MAKKPVEELSRDEAEAELAHLAAEIARHDVAYHGKDAPEITDAEYDALKQRNDALEARFPDLIRADSPSRRVGSTPSEAFAPVVHAVPMLSLGNVFSDEDVQDFIASVYRFLGQMPDGSIAFTAEPKIDGLSMSLRYEDGVLVSGATRGDGATGENVTANVRTISEIPNRLPKGAPAVVEVRGEIYMAKSDFAALNAALAEEGKPTYVNPRNTASGSLRQLDPQVTAKRKLRFFAYAWGEMSEMPADTQMGMVETFGKWGFPVNPLMRRLSSVDDLIDHYREIGVERGDLDYDIDGVVYKVDRLDLQARLGFRSRSPRWATAHKFPAEQAITRLLNIDIQVGRTGALTPVARLEPITVGGVVVTNATLHNEDYIAGKGSGGEPIREGRDIRIGDYVIVQRAGDVIPQIVDIVPDKRPDDAEPYQFPDHCPVCGAHAVREINEKTGKLDAVRRCTAGFSCRAQAVEHLKHFVSRNAFDIEGLGSKQVDFFFEHEDEALAIRTAPDIFTLERRQGAALTKLENFNGWGKTSVANLYESINERRTIALNRFIFALGIRHVGETTAKLLARSYGSYEAFEKAMREAASGEGEAWDDLNNIDGIGAVVARAIAEFFAEENNTDVIARLLKEVTPEDDQQRIDTSSPVAGKTVVFTGTLEKMTRDEAKAKAESLGAKVSGSVSKKTDIVIAGPGAGSKLKKAEELGVQTMDEDEWLALIGG
- a CDS encoding CreA family protein, whose translation is MKRFGFALCAGLLTAGLAQAEQVGEVGVDWVGNDIVVEALHDPEVDGVTCHIAYFDRSIIDRLSKGNWFEDPSNSSIACRQTGPIRIGDIDLDANGEEVFREGRSLIFKQLVIKRIYDKANETLIYLAHTREITEGSAKMSMSTVPLYGQDVVWENGAPE
- a CDS encoding GFA family protein, with amino-acid sequence MRLEASCQCGKVSYSVESRTPYPYMRCYCSICRKHAGGGGYAINLGADSDTLEVRGGEHKRFYHARMHDGESEGERHFCGNCGSALYLYDERWPELVHPIAAAVDTPLPHPPEIVHIMLDSKANWVDVPEGPGHVHFGGYPELSIEDWHRKHGLLEE
- a CDS encoding SCO family protein, which encodes MKTFRRVLWASVAVICAVLIWLVYEIGETNEEMMNVPFGPSFQLTAGDGQPITEQALRDKPTALFFGFTHCPEVCPTTLYELNGWLNEVDPDGDRINAYWMSVDPERDRPETMERYLSNVSDRIEAISGDPDKVRAALDKFGIYYEKVPLDPDQPDGDYTMNHNASVFLLDDGGVLKGTIAYGESPDVAVKKLENLIN
- a CDS encoding 50S ribosomal protein L11 methyltransferase — translated: MSQIRLYVTTNEAGAGQMLDALSMALGEEPYALATMEIDEKADRWEASVYLDADEEDALRAIFADVVKSVFGESGPEIEKEEIEEIDWIAKSLEGLKPVRAGRFLVHGSHDRDHRRAGDIAIEIEAGQAFGTGHHGTTSGCLEMIDTVLKAEQPLNALDLGTGTGVLAMAVRKLRPIPVLATDIDPVAVKVARDNARANGIASGIDFVTAPGFHHAAFAEYAPFDLIIANILARPLMKLAPGLKRNLAPGGAVILSGILAEQRWKVLSAYRTQGMRHERTYWRNGWVTLLLRG
- a CDS encoding GlxA family transcriptional regulator, yielding MVRSFVFYLVPQFSLLPFTSAIEALRIANRMLGYEAYRWRIASDSGLKICSSSGIAIEPDTSLADERRALMGEKRPDLVLVCSGIDVEDYYNKSFEAWLRELNNRGCGIGAMCTGTHLLARAGLLKGRRCAIHWENMPGFTETWPEIDAHADLFVIDRNIYTSAGGTASLDMILHLIGREFGEGLVNAICEQALTDRVRLSSERQRLPLSARLGVQNGKVLQIIELMEANLAEPLSLIEIADAVGLSRRQIERLYRQEMGRSPARYYLEIRLDRARRLLAQSTMPIVDVAVACGFVSASHFSKCYREIYQCSPQQERAQRRQARMSVRESAIGVAV